The proteins below come from a single Malus sylvestris chromosome 3, drMalSylv7.2, whole genome shotgun sequence genomic window:
- the LOC126616010 gene encoding uncharacterized protein LOC126616010 — protein sequence MESSIGYATFIASLLLCLSSFPTPFANARASPLIRSVCKQTQDQFGYNYKQCIKSLWKDIPTRSASNLKDLDTAILKLALTNAQQSKAFFVNKLNTPGNNIVKGSGAVKQCADSYDFAVDGFAFSMRGIKDNDKSVSEILIQVQDEIVRCEKALTSTEIELPYLESSTNFLTMLYRDVAFLITSQLFHI from the coding sequence ATGGAGTCCTCAATCGGATATGCAACTTTCATTGCATCCTTGCTCTTATGTCTCTCATCGTTTCCAACACCATTTGCAAATGCACGAGCGTCTCCATTAATTAGAAGTGTTTGCAAGCAAACCCAAGACCAATTTGGCTACAACTACAAGCAATGCATAAAATCTCTGTGGAAAGATATTCCAACTCGGTCAGCATCTAATCTCAAAGATCTTGACACAGCCATTCTTAAATTAGCACTAACAAATGCACAACAAAGCAAAGCTTTCTTTGTCAATAAACTCAACACCCCCGGAAACAATATTGTTAAGGGCTCTGGAGCAGTAAAACAATGTGCGGATTCATATGATTTTGCGGTAGACGGTTTCGCTTTCTCAATGAGAGGGATCAAAGATAATGACAAATCAGTCTCCGAAATACTCATacaagtacaagatgaaattgTTCGTTGCGAAAAGGCATTGACCTCTACCGAAATTGAACTTCCTTATTTAGAATCTTCGACAAACTTTTTGACCATGTTATATAGGGATGTTGCATTCCTCATTACTTCCCAGTTATTCCATATCTAG
- the LOC126616005 gene encoding uncharacterized protein LOC126616005, producing the protein MDSSIGYATFIASLLLCLSSSPTPFANARASPLIRSVCKQTQDQFGYNYKQCVKSLWKDISTRSTSNLKDLDTAILKLALTNAQQSKAFFVNALNTTDNNIVKGSGAVKQCADSYDFAVDGFTFSIQGMKDNDKSVSQILTQVQDEIVRCGKALTSTEIELPYLVSSTNFLTMLYRDVAFLITSQLFHI; encoded by the coding sequence ATGGACTCCTCAATCGGATATGCAACTTTCATTGCATCATTGCTCTTATGTCTTTCATCGTCTCCAACACCATTTGCAAATGCAAGAGCATCCCCATTAATTAGAAGCGTTTGCAAGCAAACCCAAGACCAATTTGGCTACAACTACAAGCAATGCGTAAAATCTCTTTGGAAAGATATTTCAACTCGATCAACATCTAATCTCAAAGATCTCGACACAGCCATTCTTAAATTAGCACTAACAAACGCACAACAAAGCAAAGCTTTCTTTGTCAATGCGCTCAACACCACCGACAACAATATTGTTAAGGGCTCCGGAGCAGTAAAACAATGTGCAGATTCATATGATTTTGCAGTAGATGGTTTCACTTTCTCAATACAAGGGATGAAAGATAATGACAAATCGGTCTCCCAAATACTCACacaagtacaagatgaaattgTTCGTTGCGGAAAAGCATTGACCTCTACCGAAATTGAACTTCCTTATTTAGTATCTTCGACAAACTTTTTGACCATGTTGTATAGGGATGTTGCATTCCTCATTACTTCCCAGTTATTCCATATCTAG